Part of the Phocoena phocoena chromosome 8, mPhoPho1.1, whole genome shotgun sequence genome, caGTCATTACATTTTTGAAGGGCTTCCCTTTCCCACCACAGGTCAATGTTTGTCTCAAAAATGGTAAcgctttaactttttattaaccCAAGAAAAACCACAGGGATAGCTTCCTTGCCCCTCAACCCTCTCGTCAAAAGTCACAGTGCATTCCAAAGCCAAATAGATTTGACTTTTGAATTATCCCTTGTCTCAAATATCTATCACTTTCCATTGCGAATAATGAATAATTGACCTTCAGGACATCCTGAGATATGAACTATTAACCTCAGCCTTCACGTCTTAAAGTCTACAAATGACTTGACCTTAAACATTTTCCATTCTCCCACTTACAAAATGAAGAAGACAATCTCTTACCTACTCTGTCCTCAAGGCTGTTCTGTCAAAAAGGGTAGAAACTCTGAACTCTTTGGAGTCCTGTATTAATGTATATCATCTTTAGCATCAGTTCGGGAAGTCACAGACTTAATCCACCAATGTGAAACCCTTTCTCCATCCCGTTTCATTACACGCACTCACATGTCCTACacaaaaaaagacccagaataatCTAAACCTCTTCTTGCCAATAGTGGAATACTGTATATCATCACCATACAAATTTATTTAGGAACAGAGAGATTCCTTTGAATCTCATCATTTTCTTGGACATGCCGTCTCTAAAAAAAAACGTTACCACTTCTGGAACGGCTTCATGTTACATGTTTACACACTGGACCACAAAGAAGGAGACTCGAGAAAGAATGTTCCCGCAGAAATCAACAAGGATTCCCAGCCCACGTGGGAACTCTTGTGGAAGCTAGCATGGTATTTCACACTTTggtattgtttttcctttctttttctttcttttttgttaaagaagataaaatattacaGAGATCTTCAAAATTCACACCTGAGTTAAATATTTTGCTGGAAAATTCCACACTAAGGAGAGAAGAACATAatgcaaaaaaaggaaagggcTACATACAGGTATTTGCCAGCATAATTGTTGCGTGTGTGCTTTTGTGTTCTTCCTTCTGCACCAGGAGAAGGGATAGAGGACGAGATAAGGAGAAAtacaggaaaggagagaaagaacaagCGTTTCCGAACTCTGGGGCAGACAGAGCAGACAGAAGAACACCTGTGGGCAGAGCAATGTAACCAGGGGGCTGAGTGCGCCTCAGCGTTCTGTAAAGAGGAGGGAATTCGGAGAACACAATCATGAATGGATGTGGTTCTGGAAAAGGGGCGGGGCTAAAGAGAAAATAGGGTGACGTGAAGACTCAGTCAGAAGGCTTTGCTGAACAGAGTAGACATCAGAGCTTTGGTGGAGACATCAGATTCAAATCTTTTCATAGATTCTAGAATCAGTTCTAAGTTCAGAGTCAAAACCTTCTCACCCCTCTGGTGGTTTGGCACCAGGCAAATGGCTGTGCCCAGAATGAGCTGGAGATGAGCTGGAGAATAACGGCAAGAGGTccttttttcctgcggtacgcggggctctcactgttgtggcctctccggtcgcgaagcacaggctccggacgcgcaggctcagaggccatggctcacgggcccagccgctccgcggcatgtgggatcttcccggaccgggacacgaacccgtgtcccctgcatcggcaggcggactctcaaccagtgcgccaccagggaagcccaagaggtcCTTTCTGAAAGACCACTGTTGCAGTGAAGCCATCTGACATATTTGGAACGAGAGGAGAAGGGCACAGGCAAGGAAGGTAAAAATGGTCAACTCCTAGGCGGGCTGTGCATCTCAAGAGCACTAGGGAGCCAGCACACGGTTCGGTCGCAGTTTGGATCTCCAGAGGCCCTTGCTCCTGAACAAGGCAAGAGTTTGGGTTCATTGATAGTGGAGATTCTCTTCTACTGTGCTGAAAGTAATCTGTCCATACAGAGAAGGCGTGACTCCCTTCCTTCCAGTGGGGAATACAGGGCCAGGTGGCATAGGAGAAACTTTTTTGGTCTCAGTGGAGGTAGGTGGGATGGTTCCATCGGTACCAAGAtctagaaggaaggaagaaacaagtcAGTTGGACAGCTTCCAATGAGGAGGGAAGATGGGAATGAGCAGTGAGTGTTAGCAGGTAGGTATGGGGTGGGGGGtagtgaaaatgttctggaatcagaTCGTGGTGACAATTGCACAAACTTGTGAATAAACTAAAAAGCAGtgacttgtacactttaaaatggtaaattttatggaaagtgaattatatctcaagacaattctttaaaatgtacattatatgtttttctctctctctctttttttttggtggagacagCTGAGGAGCTCCAACCTTTAGGGCTGTGCAACAATTGGCCCATAAGAGGTGGCTGCCTTGCTGAACAGTCTGGGTGTGGACAAGCGGGTTCACTTCTTCCGACAAGCTCAGGTCTTCAACCCATCGCCTAACTTGCAAATCTCTGTTTTGTTCTGAATCGGGAAAGGATCTCTCGAGGCATCCGCTGAGAACGCTTCTTAGAGTAGATTCTTTCCTTCATTAATCAAAGCTTGAGAGGCTGCTTTTCCCGCTGCATCCCGGGTGGGGGCATGAGGTTACGGGGTAGCACCCTCCTGCTCTCACGGTGTCAGCCACGCTGGAGGCTCAGGCTCGGGGCAGAACACCCCAGAGCAGAGGCGCTGGCCTGGAGGGTAACTCTCCTCAGCCCAGTGAAGGACCTGGCCCTTTCTGACAGGAGGGTTTGGAAATTTCCACCCTCCCAGTGAGGAGGGAAATGTTGGCTTTGTTGACATCAGCTCCTTGCCAGGACTGCTCACTGGCTAAGGCTTCTCTTTTAAATCCCACTCCCTAGGGAGAGAGTCCAGTCTGGCGctccaccctgccccctccctgcccccccattCCCCTTGTCCAGCCCCGTGACAAGCTTTCCTTCCCAAGGTGTTGACCCAGACGCAGCTTCTCACATGTCCCTCGGCCCCGCTGAGGTATCTCTGGGCTTGCCCCTCTGCCTCACCCTGAAGAGTTAAAACTGGTGGAGGAGTTCACAGCCGTTTTGGAGTTATTTTGAGATGCAGTAGGGCTGCCGTCGTGGAGTCCTGGGCCAGGAGACGAAGGCCTGCTGTTGTTCCCAGAGGGGCAGGATGACGTTACTGAGAACAAGGAGAGGCAAAAACAAGGGGGAAACAATGAGGCTGGGTCTGGGGACGTCGTGACATTCAGACACGTATCCTCCGAGGGGGCTCACCCTGTCCCTACCCGCCACCCATCTGCCCAACTCCTACCATGTTAGCATCGACACCTGGCCCCAAAGGGGCCCTCCTCATACACGCTCTCCTCGGCCCGGGCCCTGGAGAGCGGCGTGGCTGGTTCTGCGAGTCCCAGACTAGCCGAACGCAGGAGATACAGATGCCAAAATCATCCTACTCCAGGACACGCCCTGGGCTGGGCATACACAGCCCCGGACCACGGGGCAGGATGAGCAAAAGAACCAGACGCcttggaaaggaagagaggaggaaagaaagcaaagtgCTCGGGGAGGAAAAGAGAAGCTGAGAGCACAGGTAAAGACGGCCAGCCTCTCTAATGTTGCCATCTCCAGAGGGTTCGTGGTCTTCCAGAAAGAACACAACCAGGAGTGAGGAGTCCTGGGCCATTCACTAAGCAGCTCTGTGGCCTGTGGCAACTTGTTTCACTTCCCTGCATCCCCTTGCATCCCCTTTTCGACCTCTGTAATATGGCAGATTTGGATTAAACTGTATTTGAGTTTCCCAAACAGCATTCCGTGGAGAAGGTGACATATATTTCACCCTCCAAGCTAAGATGCTTTGAAGGGTCGAAGGCACTGCTATTGATAATTATGTCAGGACAAGGGACTGTCATATGGTCATCCTCTCTAGCTCTTTGAAATGCTTTGGAATACTCTTTGAAAAATAGAGTTCTGTAGAAAATTGGTTTGGAAAACCCTGCCTTCCATACAGCTCATTTGTATGGAGAAACTGcgacaattaaaacaaaaacaaacacttgTTCAAACTTTGCCtacccagcatttcccaaacttacttGATCACAGAAGCCTTTTCTTCCTAGCACAGATTTTAACATCTTTTGAAATACGTTTTCGGAATGCTGACTTAGGTAGGTACCACTCAGTTCTAGTATCCcattatttaaaagaattctGGTACTATTCAGAAACCTCGTTTTTAGAGCTCACCTGTTCCAGGCATGGTGCTGTGGAcaggagggacagagaggggcCCCAGAGACCCAGAGGGAGACACCTGAAAGGCAACAGAAGCTTATAAATGTCcacttctgcttccttctcccaCCTCTGGCACTTCTCCCAGGATGCTGGGCCCCAGACTCTGCAGAGACAGGGCTCAGCTTCCTGGATGATTTCCTAGTCCCAAACCTGCACTCTGTGCCTTGTTTCACAGGAAGGTCTCCGGACCACGCACAGCACCCAGCTCTGGCTCTGCCCTGCTCCCGCGTCTCCCTGCTGCTGacaccaggccctgccctccctgctgcGTGTCCCCTGGCAAGGTCTCTCGGGCACTGCCAGGCTGAAGCTGCCCTGCTCAAGTGCTCCGGTGATGAGAGGGGCATGTCTCCTGGACCCTGCTGTGGCTGACACTGCTGGATGGCTGCCTATTTTCCAgtcccttcttcttcctttttaaaaaaagtatttatttattttatttattatttatctatttcggctgcaccgggtcttagttgcggacttcttagttgcagcgtgcgtgtgggatctagttcctcgaccagggatcgaaccctggggcccctgcatcgggagtgtggagtcttatcctctggaggaccagggaagtccctcttcttctCTCTTAAAAGACCCCTGCACTCGCTCAGGGCAGCAGATCACCCAGCCCTAACCACCCTGTTTCAGGCTTCCCATCTTGATGCATGAGTAGACCATCCACTCTCCCGAGGTAACTGGACGAGATGAACTGCGGTCTCTGAAGCCTTTCATCTTGCCCTGGATACTTCACAGCATCATCAACTCTGAGTTTGGAAGGGACCTAAGATGATTTGGCTTAACCTCCCACACAGTTCAGGAATCCCCTCCCTCAGTATTACTATCCTAGCACAACCTGGAAcaagatataataaaaagaatagacATTGTGGCCCAGCAGATCTGGGGGTGAGCCCTGGCTCCACCACTGTCTGTGtgatttgggcaagttacttaaccccacTGAGATTTGGTTTGCTCATCCGTAAAAGAGCAGTAATACCtccctcatattttcttttaattaagatttaatgagataatgtccGTAAAGCTTCCAACTCAATGCCTGGCAAACAGCGCACGGCTGTTAGCTCCCTTCCTTCCAGCAGGAAGCTGTCAACTGTTGTGTGTTTCCAGCtagaaattgtttatttcttcatttgagCTGAACCCTGCATACTTTTCCTCCCCCTTATTCTTCTCATGCTGACCTGGGACGCTCAGATCAACCCTTACAAAGGACCTTGCAAGGAAGTTCTGCTCAGGGAGCTGGGATTGGCgatcctcccctccccagtctgGAACATCCCATCCCGACAGGATGCAGCATGTACTCATTTCCTAATTAATCAGCAATGGTTCTGCTGCTTTCGTTTACCTGCCCTTTTACAAGGAGCGTCCTCAGTCGGCTGGGGCCCACCAAGGGTGGAGACAGGTGTGGAGCAGCGTGGTAAGAGGTAAGAGATGTTATTGAtaacctccctccctcttctcctccgcCCCTCCCTGCTGCCACACCCCCAgacatttgttgttgtttttaaataaataattatttagtcACTGCGACCAGcttcttctgcttccttctggAGACGGACTATACATATGCAAGCAGACATAGATATGGttcctttaatattttgtatataaatggaagcatTCTGTGCACACTGGTCTgaataattttgcctttttcttttccttccttctctctttgtctcattcttttttttccccttaactgTGTATCTTAGAGATCATTTCACATCAGAAGCAGAAGGAACTATGTCTTAGTCCCACGGACAGTGTCCCAATGAGACCTGAGGAGAAGACAGGAGTAGAACATTTTCTCTCGTCTTCCTTCAGGATGCCACAAGTATTAATGTGAttgtttatttaacatctttctcCCCCACTAGGCTGGGGAATTCATGAGGGCGGGATGATGCCTGCGTGgttccctgctgtgtcctcagtgtCTACTGCAGTGCCTGGAACTTTGCGGGTGTtaagtaaatatgtgttgaatgcaTGATGAGAACCCATGACACTCCTTTACGGCACCTCCATGCCTCCCACCACTTTCCTCCACGTTGGTGTCCCAGGCTGGGGTTGAACCAAAGTGATAACTGCCTCCCATCTATTCTAAACAAAGCCCCATCTTTAAAGATTCTGACTCTCTTATGACATGGTTCAGGTTCCTTAACATGGTCTACAACGTCCTACATGATTTAGCCCCCGCCTACCACTCCAGCTTCCTCTTccacacactctctctcactcCTCGGGTTCCATTCCAACCTCCTttgcttcctctccccacccaccccagcctcagAACCTTTGTACACAGTTTCCTCTGCAGAGAATGTTCTTCCCGACACTACCTCCACCCTTCCGTCCTGTCTCCCACCGCAACTCAGACCTTTTCCCCATTCAAGTCtactcttgcttctgctgtcaaTTTCAGCATCATTCCTCGAGAAGCCCCTGACGTCTGAACTAGGTTAGGTCCCTCAGATACCCACACATCTTATCTGGAGGCTTCATCACAAATTgcatttgtttaatgtctgttttCCTTGCTAGACTCTCAGCAGAGATCACCAATAAGTATCCTGTGTACCACCATATCCCAGTGCCAAACAGATggtgggtgctcagtaagtatttaagATAGGAATGGTGAATGAATATCACATGGTCCCCAACCTAAAACTGTCAACGGTTCTTCATATCTTTGAGAGTAATTTAGCATCCACGACCCACCATGATCTAGCTCTCATCAACCTCTCTATCTTAGTCCTAAACCCTTAGCTCCAGCCAGACCAAAAGGCTTGTGATTCCCCAAATGCATCACGTTGTTTTATAATTCCATGCCGCTCACACACTGTTCTTTGCGCCAGCTATGCTGTTCTTTTTGCTAACTCCTAATCTGTTCTCCAAACAAATCAGGGGGTTAGCCCTCCCACACCCCATTCTGATTTGGGGGTCTTTTATCTGTGTTCCCAAAGCATTCTTGCAGGGCTCTTCACATCTGTATCACCCCTCCATATACTTCATtgcatttttttgcattttctggtTCCTCcttctcagtttctttccttGGTGCTCTCCCTTTGCCCATCCCTCAAGAGCTAGTGTTCCCCAGGGTTGAAACCTCAACTTTCCTCTTTGCTTCCTCTGTACAAACTCCACAGGTGAGCTCCTCCTTACCCCGGATTCCAACTACCACCTGTGTGCTTATGACTCCCAGCCCATTTCTCTACCTTAGCCTTTCCTCCTGAGCCCCAGACCCATTATTCCGAGTGCCTGGGGCATTCCCACTTGGGTGTCCCACAGGCCTCTCTGTATATCATAATGAtgtaaagaattgaaatcatcATTTTTTCCTGCTCCTAAGCCAGCTCCTCCCCCTGTGTTTAATTGTTCCATCTACAGCACCAGCTTCTACCCAATCAGCCCAGCCTGAATGCTGAGAGTCATCCCAGAgtattctctttcctttatcgctctccctgccccacccagtTTTCAATTTATTAACCAAGACCTAATAATTCTACCTTCTAATTATCTCCTGAATCCCTCCCATCCCCTTCATTCTTACCAAATGGGTTTGCTTCAGCCCTTATAATGTCACTGCTGGATAACTGCAGTCACATCTAACTGGTCTCTCTGAAACCAAATGTGATGCCTCTCAAACCACCCTTTATAACTACAGTCAAAGTGATCGTTCTAAAAAGCAATCAGATCACACTAATGCCCTACTTCACGTCCTTCAGCAACTCCTCAGGGCTTCAAGTTCCTTAGCCTCGCTCATAGCCCCTTGTGTCTGGCCCTTGCTGATCTATCCAGCCTCATCTTTCAACATTCCTCCACGTGGAACCACCGGCCATTCCGTGCACgtgctctcttctccctcctccataCCACTGTTCTCATACTATCCCCCTGGGGGAATTCCACCCCTCACTTATTTGCCTCTTCACTCCTCCTTGTCTTTTTAGACTCAGCTCAGGTATTAATTATCTCCTTGGGGAAGCCTTCTCTAACCACCACCTCCCAAGGCTTTGTTAGCTGCTACTCCTAAGTTCTCCAAGAGAAATCATCGTGTTGtttatcatttgtttatttgtctgtctcctctgctaGGCAGTGAGGTCCTCTGGGACAGGGAACAAATATTACTTCTTTGTGCATCCCCAGCACTCAGCACAAGGACCAAAACATAGTAGATGGTCTATAAATGTttggtgaaagaataaacaatagTATAGTTTTATGAAGTCGCTATGTCCCACCCAGAACGAGGCTGAATTTCACCCATCCTTGAGTACTAAAAGACAGAGGACAACACCATTATCCCTAATTCCCTTAACCTTCAACCACCCCCATCCCTAGGGTTGAAGAagaaccttccccctccccgcccccacaaCCTCCAGGCACCATCTCTCTCCTAGATGGAGAAGACATTGCGTATCCTCCAAACTTCCCATTCTGCCTGAACTTCAACTTATTGCCAGCCCTGACTTCTCCCCTTGAACCCCAGAATCACAGATATAACTGTCTGCATGACCCTTCCTCTTGGATGCCTAGGAGGTAAGTCTAACTTAATAGGACCAGCTCTGAATACttagtcttttttccccctcaaacctGTTCCTCCTGCAGTCTTCATCATCTCCGAAAATGGCAGCACCTTCCAACCAGCTGCTCATCCTGGCCTCATTTCTCACACTCCATATCTGAGCTAACAGCTCATCTTGTTGGCTCATGGTTGAAATACATTCAGAATCCAGCCACGTCTCCTCACCACCATGATCTCCACCCTAACCCAAGCCTCCACCACTCTCAGCCTGATGGTTGTTAATTCTCAGGCTGGTATCCTGCCTCTACACAAATTAATCTCCACATAGCAGCCCATGTCAGCTCTCCAGTGTCTCCTTTTTTCACTCAAACTAGGAGCTAAGGTCCTTTCGATGGCCTCCGAGACCACGGTGAATGGCTTCCTGTTACTTCCCCGTTACTTCTCGGACTTCACCTCCCACTTCTCACCTCCTTCCTCACCCTGCCCTGGCGACATTggcttccttgctgttcctcaaacatgTCAGGTCTTCTCATTTTCTGGTTTCTCTACCTGGAACACTCTATCCCTCAGATATTTCGTTCCCTTTCAATACTTAGAtccctgctcaaatgtcaccctaTCAGAGAGGTCTTTTCTTACCCCTCTACTATAAAAGCATCTCCCCGTAATCACTTTCTATCTCCTTATCCTTCTTtgtattgtatatattttgtatacagCCTctctttgtttatatatttattccttGCTCCCCAACCCCCATCTTCTTTAGGACGGGGAGGACTCTTTGCCCTCCAGGCTTCATCTCCCCCAGTGCTTGGCAGGCAGCTTGGCTCCTGGCCACTCACCAGCCGGGAACTGTACATGGGTGATTTGATGGGTGTGGCCACAGGGCAGTTGATTCGCTTCTCCTTTTGGCGGCGGTTGCAGAACCAGACCCTCACCACCTCCTTCTCCATGGACAACTGCTCTGCAATCATGGAGATCTCCTCTGAGCTGGGTTTGGGGTTCTACAGAAACCAAAGGGATAGAGTAGTCAGGAGGAGAAGGGAATAGGATCAAGAATTGTGCGTGGGGAACAGATGTTCCGAAGAAGCAGGATAGAACAATAGATGGAGCAGAAGCTTTAGAATCGGACCTACGATGGAATAGTGgcttgagcacttactctgtggcCTTAGGAAACtttctgaacctctctgagcctcagtcttatctatgaaatgagagaaataatgCCTCCCGTATAGGGtgattatgaagattaaatgagaaaatgtgtatAAACTGCCaagcacagggcctgacacaggGTGGAGGCTCTTCTCCCGCTCCTTCTTCAGAAGTTCTGAAAAGAGGAGCCCACTGATGAGTTAGGTAGGGCAGGCAGAATCCCCAGAACACACACTCCCTTCTGTTCTTTCCTCAGAATCTGATACCCTTCTCTTGCGTCATTTCTTGCTGCTTACCTCAAAATACGAAATGATAAAGTTAAAACATGAGGACCCATCAAGACTATAAAGCACATCCATCACTCCTTTGTTctgacccctcccacccccacccagtctTTGATCTtagctcccttctctcctttctgcaCCCTCCCTTACTCTTGCTGCTCTCAGAAACTTAATCAGAAGGAAAAGCCAGGTCTTGTCATCCTGCCAGCAGGATGCAGCCATCAAGTCCTGAGTCATATGTGCTGGAGAGTCTGCTGGAGAGACGGGAGTCCTGGAGGTCTGGGGCCTGCAAGGTGGAACTAGGCCACAGGCGAGCCCTTTAGGGGCCGTGTGGTGTGGATGGAAGCTCTGGAGGCTGGTATCTAAGGCATCCTGATTAGAGGCTGTTTAGACCACACCTGTTTatccctcttctcttccccagCTCCCCCGGGGCACATAACTGGTATTATTAGCGTCCACATATTGGCTCAAGAATATACTTTTGCTGCAAGTTCAAAAAGGTGTCTATGTAATAtgactataaatatttaaatatacatagaagagagaaacagaaggacGTGCATTTAGATGGCGTTTGGTGGTGgatttttttcctgcctccctgcattttccaaattgtttacaatgagcatttattatatatataatttgaaaaatacagaacaatgcaaagaaaataaagaatttatataCAATGCCCTGGTTTTGCTCCCTTTATCTCAACTGGATACAGAGATACACTCTCCTCTGGGATTCTATACCCCTGTCTTTAAATCTCCCGAGGGACAATGGGCACCAAACAGAGGTCAGGGCGAGAAGGGTCAGTGGGGGAGGAAGTTTCTGGAACCCAGCCTCTCATTCAAACACCGGGGCACCCGGAAAGGGAGCGTGTCTCCGTGTCCCGACCCTTTCCCAAGGCAGGTGTACGGGGGCTCAGGGGTGGCGCCGGGGGGCTTGTGTGCGTCTGCTCAACCCCCGTGCAAGTCGGCCCACCCATCGCCACCCAAAGGGCCCGCTCACATCTTGAAATCTCTTCTCCAGAGTCAGGCGGATGCTGGTCTCGATGCTGGTccgcttcttcctcttcctcccgaACACTTCACTGAGGGTGGGGTAAGAGCTGGGGGTGCTCACGGAGGGGTCTGATGGAGAGGattctgtggggaggggagagcagaggaggcTCAGGGAAGGGAAAGCAGCTGGTTCAGGCTCTGGCTCGATGGACTTGGGGTCCAATGACCCTTCCCGGCAGGTTCTGCAGCCCCCTCCCCGACACAGGGGAACCAGACAGACCGAGAATCCTGCTTCCCCTCGTTGCTCTGGGCAAAAGGTCCTCTATGCCTCTCACTGCCGTGCCTCCAGCGTTTGCGGTCATGGTTCGGGGACATCCAGACATCAGCGGCGCGTGTGGGTGTGAGTGGGGGCAGGCAGAGCGCCTACGAGTGGCGCCCATGAGCCTGTCTTTTACGAGTAGGCCTGGATGCGACTCCCGAGGAAAATGAGGACTGGTGTTTTGAGCTAAAGGCAGTGGCACTTGGTGACGGAATGTTGGTGCGGAAGCCACTTCCTTTTCAGTGTGAGTGTTGGGGTTGAGGCTGTATGAGGGGTCGGCGGGGATGTCCCTTAGGAAGGATTCAGGCGCAGCCAGGGAATCGCACAAGAAATGATCCGCAAGATCCCTTCCCGAAGATAAGACCTTCTGATCACCTCTTTCACTTCGGCGCTCCAGCAAAAACCGCCGAACGATCAGCCTTccacgggtgggggtggggcggggtgggctggggagcttcctcaccccctcccttgTTTCCACGTGGAGCAACTTCCGAGAGGGTCACACCCTTGGCTGCCCACCCCCcgctttcttctctctccatagTAACCACTGACCCACATTAACTACAGATGAGAGCCCAGCCCTGACACTGGCTCTGctcctagaccagtggttctcaacctggggcGAGATTCTGTACCACCCTCACTCCCCCAGGGGACATTCGGcagtatctggagacatttttacaCCTGTCAACAGGGGGTgggtgctcctggcatctagtgggtagagacaaGGGATGCTGCTGAATAGCCTACAATTCATAGGACCGCCTCCGCCACAGATCAATATCTGGCCCAAGCTGTTGCTAGTGCCTtggttgagaaaccctgtccCATGCTATGCCATGACACCAAACTCTTCCATTCATTATTGCAAACGTTTTGCCCTCGGCTTACAACCCGGACCTCCTGGCCCCCCACGCCTGACTGAATCCTCCTGCAAGCCCCACTCTTGCTGTAAGCCTTTCCCAACCAGTCTAGCTTGGAGTAACTCCCTGCCCTCTGAAAACCTACTCAAGAATTCGCCAGGTGAAGATCTTGCATTGTGCCTActgcctcctcctcccagccATGAGACCCTAGAGAACCTACTTCCCTAACCCCGTGACC contains:
- the POU2F3 gene encoding POU domain, class 2, transcription factor 3 isoform X3 — encoded protein: MIPGNQMSGDMASLHQLQQLVLVPGHLQSVSQFLLSQTQPGQQGLQSNLLSFPQQQSSLLLPQTGLGLASQAVGCPGVPGSSLEPHLEASQHLPVPKHLPSSGGADEPGDLEELEKFAKTFKQRRIKLGFTQGDVGLAMGKLYGNDFSQTTISRFEALNLSFKNMCKLKPLLEKWLNDAESSPSDPSVSTPSSYPTLSEVFGRKRKKRTSIETSIRLTLEKRFQDNPKPSSEEISMIAEQLSMEKEVVRVWFCNRRQKEKRINCPVATPIKSPMYSSRLVSPSGSLGPLSVPPVHSTMPGTVTSSCPSGNNSRPSSPGPGLHDGSPTASQNNSKTAVNSSTSFNSSGSWYRWNHPTYLH